The Planococcus antarcticus DSM 14505 genome has a window encoding:
- a CDS encoding AbrB/MazE/SpoVT family DNA-binding domain-containing protein, with amino-acid sequence MPKLQERLPDNGVAKHVRLRNKGQITIPNEILEQLELTANTNLKVTVVDGRIVLIPMIEIAKDQAWYWTETWQQDEKEAQQEIDKGQTVDHWP; translated from the coding sequence ATGCCAAAACTTCAGGAACGTTTACCGGACAACGGCGTGGCCAAGCATGTCCGTTTGCGGAACAAAGGCCAGATAACGATTCCCAACGAAATACTGGAACAGTTAGAGTTAACCGCAAATACCAATCTCAAAGTGACCGTGGTAGACGGACGGATCGTCCTGATTCCGATGATTGAAATCGCGAAAGACCAGGCTTGGTATTGGACCGAAACGTGGCAGCAAGACGAAAAAGAAGCCCAGCAGGAGATCGACAAGGGGCAAACAGTGGACCATTGGCCGTAG